The genomic stretch gatcaagaagaatgaacctatctcatccatacttgtattggttcatctgacacaaggtcattgatgaaccaattagccttaagacattagagatttaattggtcaatgaaaggaacgggaaagaataaggatgaagatgagGGGGGAagggaatgagagaaacacaaatcggtcatgggaggaattttatcaaattaaaatcattcatttattttgggagatgaaatgtacatttcaccaatcccctaaatccaatgattttaatccaacaaaagtcaaatcaaccttgaccaaagcccaaaTAAATAGtcaaacataatttttaaaaatggctcaacataatttttgcacaattaatcaattaaaattaattttgaaatgcattaaaattcaatttaatttggtcaaaacctaaaatctcttcaaaacaccaaataaaagGCCAAGaaatttatcctaggtcaaacaaggtcaagagaccttagacaaaaaatttcataattttttaaaagtcaaaagtatttttaaacaattaaaaatctgcacaaaaacatttaattcatgaaaaatatcaaaattaatccaaaaaataactttaattcaaaaaatgaaagagaaaaatacttaaagattttttgtgtgagtcccatattttttggattaaaaatgaaattattatgaattaaacaaaataaagcaattaaacataaattcagaaattaaaaggataataaaaaaaacaagggccattatatctccctcattaattgaggtggcagatctgatggccacacgccCGCGTTCCACCTTGCTCCTTGGTCAATGCAATGTACGCGTGGTAATTATAATGAACGCTTAAGATTAAAATATTTGAACCAGATCAGATGACTTGGGCTTTGCCAAcgcaccaccagagccctagctccggttaTCTTCTCCAGTGATcaccaccggactggtccactggtccaacctcaacttaatgaaaaatgaaaaacaaggacactatttcaaagagaaaatgctcaggagttTGAATCGGATCTCAGttttctccaattccaaatatataaaaagatacacgaatttgaattttgaggatcatgaactgagttgcttcgatttgacctcaaagcaactcaatcttgttgcctacattggtaggactccAGCTAACCAAAAATCAATCACAATAGTTGAGAAATAAGGGAGAATCGAATAaaagaagtttctgaaatttcaccttcgagtaacttcaattcaacttgatcttgatctggatttgcttgatccttcctcctcttgcttgcagtaatcaattgagatggaaaagacaatgaattcttggagtttgaacttcaaaacagaaagtgaaatttaaactcgatttcaaagaaatcttcaagaaattctatggtatgagggtctgagttctcttggcaaagtttgggcaaggtgttgatgtGAATTTTGAGgccatgagcttgtttaaataggcaagggaattgacctttgcaccacttgaattttgccaaaattggaaaccaaggtgcatggatgcatgggcaatggTTTGGGCCTGAAGAGTGATGCAATCCATCTCCAATTCGTGCACAAAGAGTACCGaggtcatcacatggaagcataCAAAGAGGAATGATCATCTGAATCCAAATCTTGCCAAAATAAATCCCACAAAggagccatgcgcaagtccctcaattttagtccaaatgagatgatcttggactttttggaaaggtgagatcaatgGGAACATCGAAACTTATTGGAAAATGATGTTCAATGCCATTATTGTTGAGGTTTCCCGAGCAGGTAATACTACTTTCAAAATCGGTTATATTTCTATGTTGGATCTCAATATTCTTAATGGCTTCAATGTGAAGTTGAATCCTCCCAAGTCTTGTATAGTGAAAAAGTTTCTCTGACATCCTCCTATTATGAATTGGGTAAAATGTAATACTGATGGTGCCTCTATGGGAGTTCTGGGTATTGCTGCTTGTGGTGGTATTTACAGAGATCATAATGGAAAATATCTTGGTAGCTTCTCAATTAATATTGAGGTAGAGAATGCCTTCATGGTAGAGCTTACAGCTGCTATAGTGGCTATTGAGATTGCGAAGGACAAAAACTGAATCATCTTTAGTtagaatcaaattaaaaattAGTTGTTCTTGCGTTCAAAAAACCTTCTATGATTTCTTGGAGCCTTTGAAACATGTGGGAGAATATTTTGCATCATACTAGATTCATTTATTTTTTGGTAACTCATATCTTTAGGGAATATAATCATTTCACGAACAAACTTGCTAACATAGATTTAGATGTACATGATTTTATAAACTGTGATGTAGTTCATAGAAATATTCTTATGATTTTTCCTAATAATTATGTAGATCTTCCTTCCTATAGAATTTGTAATTTTGGTTTGATCCTTCATTTTTTTCTTATTAAGTACATCTTTCTTTTAAATATATTTTGTGGTGGTCTTGTGCCACCTTctttttagaaaaaaaaaatctaactcTCTCAAATCAAACCTACCGTAAACATGTTCCGTAGTTAAATAAATTAGTATTATTTTTAAACCCTTCGTCCCAGACCTAAAATATCCGAACCAGTTGCATTTTTCGATAAACCCCTAAACCCCTCTGAACAGAAGCAACCATGGTGGAAAATTCCGCCGCCGGACACGGCGGAGTGATCAGCTACGAAGCAAAACTGAAAGAATTACTTCACCGAATCACTTCATCAGAGATAAAGCTAGTTTCAGACGCCACGAAAGAGTTCGTAAAGCTCTTAAAGAGCGACAATGGAGCAAAACTTCTCCGCGACTACGTTCTCAGTTCTCCCAAATGCTCCGAGTTATTAGAAGCCTGGAAGTTAAGACAAGGAAAACAAGGTTTGCACTACGTTTTTGCGTTAATTTCCGCTTTACTCAGTCACCGCAATGGTAAACAGAAACAAGGTTTCAATGATGCTGAGAGTGTGAGTATTGCTAGGGATTTGGATAAATTCGCGAGGTTGATTGTTACAGATTATTTGAATGATTTATATAAAGAGTTGAATGGTAAGGAATTGAAACGGCAGAAAGCGGCGTTGTTGCTTTTGGCTTCGATTGTTCGGCGGGGACCGAGTATAGCTTCGGAGGTTGCGAAGAGTTTTGATTTTAAGGTTTCAGGATTCGCGGCATTGGCGAAGAGGACGAGGAAAAGTGAAGGTAAGAGAGAGGTTTTGTTGAGGAAGTCGTTTGTGGGATTCGCAATGTCGTTTTTGGAGGTTGGAAAGCCGGGATTGTTGCGTTGGATTTTGCAGCAGAGGGAGATGTATTCCGGTGTGCTTCGTGGATTGGAGAACGACGATGATGAGACAGTTGTTTTTGTTTTGTCTACTTTGAGGGATTATGTTCTTGTTGAGGCGTCGTTGGTGCCGCCGGGGTTGAGGAGTGTTTTGTTTGGGAGTGTTACTTTGGAGCAGTTGGTTGGTATTTGTGGAAGGGAAGGTGGTGGAGATGCTGCTAAAATTGCTTTTGATGTTCTTGTTTTGGTTTGTACTGATCCGAGTAATGGATTGATGCCTGATTCGAAGAAGCGTCCGCATCCTTTGAAGGGTAATCAGAAGAGGATGATGGATTTGTTGAAGAAGATGTGGCCTACCGAGGTTCAGTATCATAGGGATTTGCTTTTGGCCATCGTCAATGCTCAACCTACTTTTGGTTTGTTGTACATAAAAGAATTTCCTCACAATGTTGAAAACTATAAATCTTCTTCATGGTTAGTGTATTGGTTATATGCATTTTTATTTCTCCCTGTATCCATTATTGTCTTTATACTTTATGTATGATATTATTATATACATATGATTAATGTTAGCATCATATAGTTGAAACCCACTAAATAACTGGGgttcattttctttcttttttatttgaTAGGAAAATGTTAGTGGTTAATTTGTTAGAGGGAGGGGGATTCATTAGCATGCTCAGTCTGCAGGGTCATTAGATCCGGTTTAGGGTTGCAAATGCACCTTCAACGCGAATTTTGTGTAAATCCATGTTTAGAGAGACAAAAGAAAGTTTTATTCCATCAATGAGTAGATTTATGTAGCTCACTCTCTTTGTCACACATGATTATTAGACAGATAGAACCAATAAAATGGGGAAGAATCCCCTTTAATTACAAACAAGGGAAACACTTAGAGGTTCTGCCTAAACAATAACAGAGCTATCATAGACCTCCTACGTAACACTCCTCCAGCCTCACCTTCAGAGACAACTAGGGTTCATTCACTATCAGTGGGACTAGCTATGGAATTTTTTATCTATTGGCGATGGTTTTGGTTTTGCTAGCATTTTCTCTTCTATGTATATGTTTCCATTCCTTATATCTATTCGATTGTAACTTCTGTGTTTGCAGGATTTTTGCAGTATCTTTGGCAGCTGATTTGGTTTCTTCAATCAGCAATGGCATTTCCAAGGAATTTGGTAATTCCCGATCAAATGTTTCTTCCTCGATTGACAACATGGATTTACTTGACATTGTGAAGTGCTTGTTTCCTCGTCCATTCAGCAGGTCAATGTTTAATAAGGGGTTGCATCATGCTAATTCTTTTGTGAAACATGGTACTCTAAGGCTTCTTCTGGAGTTATTGAAACTGCTGGACTCCCTTTTTGATGGTTTGAACCACAATTCTAGTTCAGGCAATCCTTTGATGCAACATATGGTATCTGTCAAGCAAGAAATTCAGAATTATGTTCAACCTTATCTTCCTGATCTGCAGGTTTTATTAAATTTACTCTCCTCTTTAGATACCTGTTATGAATCTAACAACTCAAGCTTGAAGAGAAATGCCTCCCATCGTGAACATGATGGGAATAGTAGAAAGAAGTTAAAAATGGATACTTCTGAGAGTGACATAGATATAATTGTTGGTGGGATAAGTTCTGCTCCAGATATTGATTTGAGTGGTAACAGGGGAACAGTTGACGATGCACTTAAAGAAGATGCACCAGATGATGCAGAGGATCTCAAGAATAACATTGGGGAAATATGGGGTTTGGAGCTTCATTCCATTGGTATCAGCACCCTAAAAGATGCAGAATCATACTTACTGTCTAAACTGCTTGATGCTCTCAGATATTATCATGTATGTTCAGTTTTATTTGGTATAGAGATTAACAAGAGAAGGCTTATGATTAATATATTTGTAATTTTTGGAGGATTAAATGTTGTCTGTCAGATAAAGTTTAAAATGAAATCTACACTGTTGTGTGTTATGCAGTTTTTGCACTTGCACCTAAGCTAAGAATGTCTTCTTAACTAGGGAAGGAAAGGAAGTCTGGTGTCatagttatttatttatttaactTTAATTTCTTTTCCCAAGTAACGCTTATCttatatttattttgtttttcttgTGCAGCGGAGTTTGCCTTTAACTTTGGATCATTCCTTTGATTCTTTCAAAGGTCTTCTTAAAAACCCATTAGAGTTAACAAGTCATCTGCAAGTCTCACTGTTGTCTTTGCTTATGGAATACATTCAATGGTGTCCAGAGAATGAAATTCCTACAAGAACTCCAGCCATGTTGTACAAATATCTACAGCCATTCACTAATTTGTTTATGTTTTCACCAATAAAAAAGGCAAGGAGTCTGGCATACCGGCTGGCCATGGCAGCTATGTACAGTACTGGTGCTTTTGACGGGAACCTTCATGAGATACATGCATGGCTTTTGTTTTTACCAGGTTATCAAAGGGAGCATTCCCCTGTTAATATATTGGAGGTGGATGTTTTACATAATTTGACTTCGTTTGTAATAACATTCTTATGTGACGCTGTTTCTACACTCGGGAATAATTTAGTAAAATATTGGAACATCCTTAAGAATCATGTACACTCTTTGGAAGGTGATAAAGGTAATTAACCCTAAAATCACTTATATTGGTTCTATTGCATTTTTATCTGGTCTGGTTAATTCTTTTGATCAAGGTGCATCCATTAGACTATATCTCAAGCTCATTTTCTACTGTCATTTCTTTGGGGAATGCTAACATTGTGTTGCAGAAATAATGGAGAAACTTTTGGCTCATTATTGCTACACTGAACTGGGGTTTTTCAATTTCATTGCAGATTTATCACCCGATGTTAGTCCTTTTATCGTATGTTTACTGGAGAAGTGTCTAAAGGTGATCCGATCAAAATCAGGAGCCTGCTCGTTGCCAAAAAAATCAATAGTATTATTATACACTTGCAACACAGTGAAATACCTCTTGCAAACACAGGTATGTGTATAACTGGACATATTTTAATTTACTCTTCTTGCAGTTTCTGCTTGTCTAATATTATATCTGTGTTTTTTATAGGTCAATGCTGAATTGTTATCTTCTGTAGTTAATGCAGACTTGACTGAGAGACTTGCCGACAGTTATGAGCATGATGAAGTCTTTCCTGAGTGGAAGCCTCTGAAGAATTTGTTGGATTTTGTGGAGGGCATTTCACACCAACAAAGTTGTTGCCTTTTATCTGGAAAAAAAGAATCTGTCCATCCTGATGGTTCTTTAGGAAATTCACTTGGTGATGTAAATAGACTATTAGGCGGTGGGGATGATCATCGGATGGCTGAAACAACTGTAGCTTTCATATCCTCCATTGTATGCGAAAATACTGATAAAATATCCACGAATCTGCCATCAGGTGTGATCATTTCACGCGACTTGCTTGATGTTCCTTTCTCTCTCTTATCATCTATATATTTTCTTGATTATAGTGTTCTTGTCCATGCTTCTAAGAGGTGGCCTGTGACGTTTTATGCTGGCTTGGACATGGCCATATCAGATCTGTGCAGTGACAGTCAAAATGCTGCTCTTATTGAGACATCTAATCTTACATTGTGTCCAGACTCTCTAACTTGTGGTCAACTCTTAGAGGCTTTTGAACCTGATTCTGCTGCATTTAGTATCGTTCTAAAACAGACACCTTTCCATGTGATATTTCCTGCAATGATGTGTATGAATGGTCATTGTGCATCAAAACTTTCTAAGATGCAAGATCTTCTGCTACATAAATTACGTGAATCCGTAAATGACCATTCACTCCTTCCCAGTCTGCAGCTTGTGCTGTTCTGGACTCATCAGATTCAGCTAAGTCACAAATTTATACCATTAGCTGAAATAGAACAACTTTTGAATATCTGTGTTATTCTTGTACAGAACCTATTAGGTCAATTATTGGTTCCGGAGAGTTGTTCTGACTTGTCTATAAAAGACTCTGCTTTCTCTTTCTCAAGTCATTACATTGAAGAAGTTATTACAACCATTTGTTGTCATCCCTCTATTCTGATGTCATTATCCTTTTCTTTAGGAAATAGCCGGAACATTAATGGAAATACAGGAACCGACTTTGATATCCTAAATGTACTATCTGGCGAGGGGTTTAAAAATTTTGGTAATCCAATTTTAGACATATTGACAATGAATCTGGACAACATGTGGTCATTATTTGGTGCTCACCTTTGTGGATCGAAAGCTGAAGACGTCGCTAATAATTTTGTGAAAATCTTTAAAGGGCTTCAACAGAAGCTGTTTCTGGAGATCAAGAAAAGATTTGAGTTGTGCATTGGTGTTAAAGATACGACGCCTCTCCTTCCAACATTGTATGCCTTACACACTTTGCATCGGTTTTTATCCCCTTTTCAGCTCCTTGAATTAGTAGATTGGATGTTCAATAGAGTTGGGATGGATGATTTGCCAACTAAGATGTCCTTTTTATCTGTTGGATGTTCCTTAGCTGCTTATGCTTTCAGCACTTTATCTTTTTATTTTCAGAAGTCAAGTGGAAACAGGATTTCATATGATTTGTTTTGGGAAATGGGTGAAAGCAACCTGAAAGCTGATATTTTTGAGCAGATATACAGTAAGGTAGTTGATTTTTCTGTAAATCATGAAATAGATTGTGCAGATAGCTGCTTGCATGAAGCTGTCAATGCTTTGTATAAGCAGAAAAATATGCAACAAGAAAATTTTCATCCTTTGATGTTGGTTGTGCGGAAAGTTATAATGAATACTCCTGTGAAATTGCTTTCTCTTTGCCTGTACAAAATGAATGCAAAGAGAGCTAGACTCTTACATATTCTCACCGAACTGAGCTCTCTGCATTCATCTATATTTGGGCATTTATTTTTGGGCCTAGTGAAGAGAAGTTTAGATCATGATCTTGGGGTTGCCGAAGCTCTTGATCTCAGTCTTTCAGAAGATCAGCTTATATTGCTTCTGCCGACCTCTTTATCATATTTGAGGTTAATTTTGAAGAGATTTGGGGATCTGAGTCACAGAGATGATTTTAAACAGATACCTTACTTCTATTCAAAAATCCTTTTAAAAGGTTTTAGTCAGTGGAAGAGCTTTTTGTCCAAAGACATATTTGAGGAGGAGTATGGAGAATCTGTCCCATCATCTGTTCAAGAACTTCTCTGTCTTACTGATTGTAGTCTCCTTGGAAAAACAATTCATATGTTGCAGTATCACTTTGCTCTTAATGGAGTTTCTCTGAAACTGAAGAAGCGTTTAAAGCTATTCAAATCCATTTTCCCCAAACTTGCCTTGCATGATGAGCTGATGGATTGTCATAGTCAATGTATTGATAGTTATTCTCTTTGCCAGTCTTTCAACATAATCAATCATGTTGTCGCAAAGATATCACTTTGTAAAATGTTACTGTTTCATGAAGAAGGTGGGGATTTGAAAGAGGTTGCTGTGGAAATGCAAAACAATTTGAAAGCATCCAGGATACGTTTCATAAATGTTTTGGTGGACATTTGGCAGGTTATTGTTCAGAAATTTTCTTTATCCTCTGATCAGTCTAGAACTGGGaaaagcacaagcatttcattGCTATATAATCACTTGGAAGTTTTTGTGTTAACAACCATTCTCGAGTTGACTGGAGAGATGCAAAGTGATCTTATTCAATCACAATCCATTACTTTCCTTGAGATATTATTCAGATCTGCTCTTCTCTATAGGTTCAGTGATCCTATGACAATGAAAACCCTCCAGGTTATAGTAACTCGGCTCAACAAGGGGAGGCTATCGTATGATTTATATCTTCAGTTATTACTTGCTCACTCTCAGTTTGCTCCCACTCTCCATTCAGCTCGCAGACCAGCTGGTTCATTTTTGAAGCCTGTATCCAGCATTTTGAAATGTATTGCCATTCCTTTTCTTGACCATTCAGAAAATAATGAGAAGCACAAAGTGCTAACAACCAAGCTCTCTAAAGGACCATTGGAAATTGTTAAATTGCTTTGGATACTCTTATGGACAAAGGCTCGTGAAACTGATTTAGATTCTCGAAATGAGATTGGCATAAATTTAAAAGAATTGCTTGCACTACTGCGTTATTCTTATGGTGCAACACTCAGTGAGATTGATTTGGCAATATACAATGTGATGAAACAAATTGAGTCCATGACTGGATCATGCCCTCAGAATCTAGAGGTAAATTCAGAAGCAATTGAGGAATGGACTAAAAGTCAGCAAAGGGACAACTTTCCAATTGACCCAGACGTATGTGTGTCAACAGTGCTCTTTTTTCCTTATGACAGAAGTATTTCTGATGAAGTGCCATCTGTAAACAAGACTGAAATTGACAGTATCAGGAAAAAGGTTGTAGCATGTTTTAATTTTTCTACTTGAAGCAGCGTTTCCTGCTTGTAGTTTTGTGCTTGTTCTTGTTCTGTTGCATAACTTTAACTAACTACTCAACATCCTTTGCAGATGTACTCTTCTCATGTTGAACTTAAAGAACGTTATGATCCTGTATTTATCTTGCGATTCTCAAATTATGGCCTGTCTAAAGCATCTATAGAGCCTGTAGAGTTTGCTGGATCAGGTTTGCTTGCAATTGCATTTGTTAGCATGTCTTCTCCAGATCAAGGGATACGAAGATTAGCTTATGACACACTTCTTAAATATAAGAATGCATTAGAGGTTGGTAACGAGCTTATCATTTTATGCTTAATGTTTCCTTTTCATCATAGAAAATTTAGTTAGGAAAATGTCATATATTTTTCAATTGTTTTACTATTGAATTAGTAATTTATTTATCTGTGTTTTCCCATTACACCTGCTTTGCTATTGGATCATGCTTATAGCTTTTCTTTGGGTGTTTTGCTCATCTTTTAGGAGAATAATTGTATTCATGGAAAAAGAAATTGGTCACTGCATTGCATGCTGACTCCTATTAGAAAGCTATCTTAGGATTCAATTTTCAccactattttattttattttatttttagaatTTGTTTAAAAAATGTTGAAAATTACAAAAGCTATTTTCACCATTTTATGtatatatttttgaaaatatgaGACATGGTGAAAACAAGGTTACATTATATAATTGTTAGTGAAGATAATTTTTTCCCCTCAAACCAAGCATCCCCTTATCTTGACCGTTTTACAAAATTTATTCTTCCAAAAATAAGCTTATGGGAAAAGTTCAACAAGAGCATCTTATGTTAGGAGTGAGTGGAAGCCTCTAAGACGCCTAGAAGCCTAAACTCGTGCAAAGCTAAGGCCAATATTGTTTTTTTTGTATCACTGTGGCTTGGGATTTTTCTAAGGGTTTATCTCTAGGGTTCAGGGCTCAATGAAGAAGGCGTTATTAGGATTAGAGCATACAAAAACATTGGATAGGCTTCTATCAAATTCAATCACTATAGCAGATTTGTCCTTTTATGAATGTGTTTGTCGCAcataagtttgttgttgatgtaTTGTGATTGATCAATAATCAGAATGTTTTACAGAAGTGCCAAAAGAGGAAGGATGTAATGGGACTCCGGCTTCTAATGAATTCTGTTCAAAACAGTATTGAAGAGTCATGGAAAAGAATCCCATCGGTTATTGCTCTCTTTGCTGCAGAGGCATCTTGTGTATTGTTAGATTCCTCGCATGATCATTATGCAGCTATAAATACGTTCTTGATACAGTCTTCTAAGTTGAATATGAAGGTATATATCTGTGTCTTGGAATTTTCTTTCATAAAGtttttttccttttgatttaCATAAGACATATGCTTTGCAAGGAATAATTATTTGTACGTTCCATTTGCTTCCATTTGTAGGTTATACCTCTCTTTGATAACTTTATATGGAGTTCATCCGTCAATTTCAAATCAGAGAGATCTTGGATACTTCGGCTAGTATATGCAGGACTGAACTCAGATGATGATGCCATGATATATATCAGGAACTCTATTCTTGAAACTCTAATGAGCTTTTATGTCTCTCCTTTCTCAGATGCTGTGTCAAAGGACCTGATCATTGAAGTAAACACACATTCCTAATTTTCCCGTCTTTCTATTGCATTATATATTGTTGTCACTTTTTGGTTGGCATTGTTTAAAATGACCAGAACTGTGTTTCTGCCCAAGCCCAATCTCATGAATTCATCTTATAGCTTAATTGTCAAATTTTGGATTGAATCATTAATCACAGTGCCATTTCTTTTAAATTGTTGAATCAAATCAAACCATAAATTTTATGATTCTTATTTAAAATTAATAGATTTGACTTAACAGCTTACACAATAAGTTATCCAATAATTTTTTGAATCTTATAAATGATGTTTTGATTTCATCCCATATAAATTTTATAATTCACATAAAAGTAAAAAATTAACAGGTCTAAATTAACATTTTACACAATAAGGTATCCAATAATTTTTCGAATCTTATAAATGATGTATTGACTTCATCCCATAGCAGTTGCACAACAGAAGGAGAACCAAGCCACTTAAATTCTTCACCGAACATCCCATACTATTTGAAGCGGGACTTGGACTTCGGGCATTCCATAATACCATAAGTCCCTATCCCATACCTATGTATGATGGGTAATAGTGAGATTGCTTAAGGACTCGATAAACTTTGTGGAACAGCTGGTTAAAAGTAGAGCACACTAATTTATATATTAACACTGTAAAGGTATTCATTTAAGGAATTAGGGGGATGCAGTGTTAGTGGTGATCATATTAAGTGTTTGCTTATTTCAAAGAGGCTGGCTGCTTGCTAGAACCACATACTTTGAAACCTGACCTTTATACTTTGAAACCACCATCTAGTTCAAAGCACTAGGAATATTATTTTCATTATCTATTAGCAGTGTTTCACAGTCTCTAGGATATCACCCTTCTTTAAGAAATGCGGCATCCATGGTGTCAATGTGTTTTAAATTTGATCGATGTGTTTTAAATTTGATCAATGTGTTAGAGTGTGGCTTGCCCTACATGAAAAAGTATTAAAGGGTGATGTGAACTTGTTGGTTGGCTCCCATAAAATTTAATATGTTCGGGATGTTATCCTGTTTGATGAAATATGCATTTTACCCGAGATTCTTACTTTGTCCGTTCTCCTTAGAGTATCTTCTACCAATTTAATAAATGGCTTTCTTATTTGCCATGCAGGTGATAAAGAAATCCATTAAAGTGCAAAAGATTGCTCGTCATCTAGTGAAACGTTGTTCTCTATTTTCATGGTTATCTTCTCTCATTTCAGTTACTAGAAGGCTTGGGCTTAATGGAGATGAAAATAAATTTTTCATGAAGCATGTATTGGTAGTATTGAAGGTAAGTAGTGCTTAGTTTTTTAGTCAGTTTAACAATTCCTGTTGGATGGAACAAGGTGCTCATTCTGATTTACTTGCATTGCATCATTTGTTTTTCTGGTTTTATCCGTAAATGTTTCCCTGATTTTTGTTTTCAAATTGGTTTGGGATTTGTTTACTCTTACTTGAAAACCTGTTTTTTTTTTAGTGTAGTGTAGTGAAGTTCTACATTACAGACATTTCCACCTGGTAGAAAAAGGCTCTGTTGTTGGTTTTGTTCATTGAACTTAGTACTGAGAGGGGTATGACTTGCAGTTTGATTCTTTGAATCCAAGTTTTTCCAAAGAGGAAGCTCATATCATAAAACATTAAACAACAGTAACTTAATTGTCTTTCGGTCCCTAGTTGAACTGAAGTCGGCACCTAAGACTGATCATGGAATTTCATCTCGATCTCCATGGTGGTCTAGATCATTTAACTCTTCTCTGAAGATTTAGCTGTTGTTCTCTATGTGTGATCTTCAAAGTAGCTTTGATATCACAAAAGTTATTGCCTAAAATTGTTCACCGCTTTTATTTCTGTCAAATGCTTACAAACATCTGACCTTTTTTTTTTTATGTAAAATTATTTTCCGTTTCCTTCTTTTGCACTGACTGCCAATAGCTTTTGTTATTTAGGTTGTCAATGATGTTATTTTGTCCGGAAG from Lathyrus oleraceus cultivar Zhongwan6 chromosome 7, CAAS_Psat_ZW6_1.0, whole genome shotgun sequence encodes the following:
- the LOC127100380 gene encoding uncharacterized protein LOC127100380 isoform X2; translation: MVENSAAGHGGVISYEAKLKELLHRITSSEIKLVSDATKEFVKLLKSDNGAKLLRDYVLSSPKCSELLEAWKLRQGKQGLHYVFALISALLSHRNGKQKQGFNDAESVSIARDLDKFARLIVTDYLNDLYKELNGKELKRQKAALLLLASIVRRGPSIASEVAKSFDFKVSGFAALAKRTRKSEGKREVLLRKSFVGFAMSFLEVGKPGLLRWILQQREMYSGVLRGLENDDDETVVFVLSTLRDYVLVEASLVPPGLRSVLFGSVTLEQLVGICGREGGGDAAKIAFDVLVLVCTDPSNGLMPDSKKRPHPLKGNQKRMMDLLKKMWPTEVQYHRDLLLAIVNAQPTFGLLYIKEFPHNVENYKSSSWIFAVSLAADLVSSISNGISKEFGNSRSNVSSSIDNMDLLDIVKCLFPRPFSRSMFNKGLHHANSFVKHGTLRLLLELLKLLDSLFDGLNHNSSSGNPLMQHMVSVKQEIQNYVQPYLPDLQVLLNLLSSLDTCYESNNSSLKRNASHREHDGNSRKKLKMDTSESDIDIIVGGISSAPDIDLSGNRGTVDDALKEDAPDDAEDLKNNIGEIWGLELHSIGISTLKDAESYLLSKLLDALRYYHRSLPLTLDHSFDSFKGLLKNPLELTSHLQVSLLSLLMEYIQWCPENEIPTRTPAMLYKYLQPFTNLFMFSPIKKARSLAYRLAMAAMYSTGAFDGNLHEIHAWLLFLPGYQREHSPVNILEVDVLHNLTSFVITFLCDAVSTLGNNLVKYWNILKNHVHSLEGDKDLSPDVSPFIVCLLEKCLKVIRSKSGACSLPKKSIVLLYTCNTVKYLLQTQVNAELLSSVVNADLTERLADSYEHDEVFPEWKPLKNLLDFVEGISHQQSCCLLSGKKESVHPDGSLGNSLGDVNRLLGGGDDHRMAETTVAFISSIVCENTDKISTNLPSGVIISRDLLDVPFSLLSSIYFLDYSVLVHASKRWPVTFYAGLDMAISDLCSDSQNAALIETSNLTLCPDSLTCGQLLEAFEPDSAAFSIVLKQTPFHVIFPAMMCMNGHCASKLSKMQDLLLHKLRESVNDHSLLPSLQLVLFWTHQIQLSHKFIPLAEIEQLLNICVILVQNLLGQLLVPESCSDLSIKDSAFSFSSHYIEEVITTICCHPSILMSLSFSLGNSRNINGNTGTDFDILNVLSGEGFKNFGNPILDILTMNLDNMWSLFGAHLCGSKAEDVANNFVKIFKGLQQKLFLEIKKRFELCIGVKDTTPLLPTLYALHTLHRFLSPFQLLELVDWMFNRVGMDDLPTKMSFLSVGCSLAAYAFSTLSFYFQKSSGNRISYDLFWEMGESNLKADIFEQIYSKVVDFSVNHEIDCADSCLHEAVNALYKQKNMQQENFHPLMLVVRKVIMNTPVKLLSLCLYKMNAKRARLLHILTELSSLHSSIFGHLFLGLVKRSLDHDLGVAEALDLSLSEDQLILLLPTSLSYLRLILKRFGDLSHRDDFKQIPYFYSKILLKGFSQWKSFLSKDIFEEEYGESVPSSVQELLCLTDCSLLGKTIHMLQYHFALNGVSLKLKKRLKLFKSIFPKLALHDELMDCHSQCIDSYSLCQSFNIINHVVAKISLCKMLLFHEEGGDLKEVAVEMQNNLKASRIRFINVLVDIWQVIVQKFSLSSDQSRTGKSTSISLLYNHLEVFVLTTILELTGEMQSDLIQSQSITFLEILFRSALLYRFSDPMTMKTLQVIVTRLNKGRLSYDLYLQLLLAHSQFAPTLHSARRPAGSFLKPVSSILKCIAIPFLDHSENNEKHKVLTTKLSKGPLEIVKLLWILLWTKARETDLDSRNEIGINLKELLALLRYSYGATLSEIDLAIYNVMKQIESMTGSCPQNLEVNSEAIEEWTKSQQRDNFPIDPDVCVSTVLFFPYDRSISDEVPSVNKTEIDSIRKKMYSSHVELKERYDPVFILRFSNYGLSKASIEPVEFAGSGLLAIAFVSMSSPDQGIRRLAYDTLLKYKNALEKCQKRKDVMGLRLLMNSVQNSIEESWKRIPSVIALFAAEASCVLLDSSHDHYAAINTFLIQSSKLNMKVIPLFDNFIWSSSVNFKSERSWILRLVYAGLNSDDDAMIYIRNSILETLMSFYVSPFSDAVSKDLIIEVIKKSIKVQKIARHLVKRCSLFSWLSSLISVTRRLGLNGDENKFFMKHVLVVLKVVNDVILSGSMSKWIQNHGLEQLTELSSNLFSFVLHDVTMTDESVELVNPFLQMIVSVLKFSQKRKICQPHFTLSVEGLYQIYQAGSVCNQASKGINPDFALEAILMSPPPISIFLMDQERLQNFIIWAISTALASDSSQRLRSNESHIFVKKEESHDDSLVSKFLRWLTASVINGKLHQKSNDIYSGFAETHKLESLHSLLVHVENTSGQRHDINIGCEELLASTIFYLHLLPGINQELLPSVVSALCLLTFGASNLQVGRTILLQGYDAIISSNSSRVRCPPEANPDWRWSFYQPRKDQSLEVTGTGTQNMEEYHACQNLLVIVANVLGGKKLESACLSPLDVEISSLIKWERSLLTECLL